The sequence TTGCTTGTCGGATGAGGCCAAACCATCAATTCTTGTGTTTTCATAAGATTTTTGCTGTTAAAATGAAGTTGTATCTGAGTATATGGTCGATTATAGTTTCTAATTagttttgcaattttttttgtAGAACCCAACAAATAAGAGGGAGATTTGCTGCGATGAGAAACTGAAGGGTATCTTTAATGGTAGAGACAAAGTTGGCATGATGGAAATTGCCAAATTGCTCACTCCTCATTTTCCCAAATCTAACTGAACCAAGGGTTGGAAGGAATGTTTTGCCTATGCTTCTGTGATCTGCTCTTAGTTCCTTGTAAGCTGGTATAATTCTTCGGAATTATACTGTGATCAGTATCTAGTTTAAGGCAAATACTATTTCTGCTTGAAACATGCTGTTTTTGGACCCTCAGATGTGCTCTATTTTCAAAACTTTCCTGCAGCactgaaagttcttcaactttagAAATTTGTTTGTGTGCTAATTGAATTTGTTCTTTTATTATCATTGGGCTGTGAAAAGGGAGATAAATTAGGGGTGGTGATTACTCAACAGCGATCGACACGGCACGGCGGGTTTAGGAAAAGTCCAAAGTTCTAAAGCCGAAGAAGAGGTTAAAAGAGTTGAATTGTACCCACTGGTGGTGTCTCGGAAAGAAGAAAGGTTAAACGGGCCAACAACACAAGGCAAGCATGGTATTTTACTTTGGCCAACGGTAGGGCTACCGAGGTCCTAAAAAAAACCCACTTTTCTGGGGAGAAAACTTGTATCTCTCCGCCAGGGCAAAGAAGATACCAAACCTTGGACATTGCGCGGGAGCAAGAACCCCGGAACAGGGCTCCTCCTTCCCTGTGTTCTCCCAGCCTTCACCATAAGAAACACtgcgaggcagcagcagcagcagcaacatatTCCCGCATGCCGGGATGGCAAAGCTTTATGCCAAGCGGCCCAAGGGCACCAACCCGCTGATCTGGATAGTCGCCATCGTGTGCGCCATACTCGCCATCGCCGTCATCGTCACCGGCATCGTCGTGTTCGCCATCTACGTGATCTACCAGCCCAAGATGCCCTACATCAAGGTCGCCTACGCTCATCTCGATCAACTCGCCTACGACCCTTCGGGGATGCTCGAGATCCGGATGGCCCTAAAAGTGGTGGCCGAGAACGACAACAAGAAGGCCGTCGCCAGCTTCTCTGACGCGACCTTCGTTCTCCGGTTCCATGGGATCGACGTCGCCGTGCTGCAGACCGATCCATTCGATGTCGCCAAGAACAGCTCTGCCGAACTCGACTATCTCTTCCAGTCATCGCCGATCCCGCTGGATAAGGAGGGGATGGAGGCCATGCGCGTGGCTCTCAACAGGGGCGTTGTGCCGTTCGACTTCGGCGGGCATGCGAGAACCCGGTGGCGGGTGGGCATTTTTTTCTCCGTCAGGTTCTGGGCTCGCATAGCGTGCCAGCTCAATTTCGTCTATCGCAATGGGAGCACCGTCGACTTGGATTGCGGCTCCAAATCCCGCTAACATCCGTCCGATTCCGGGACCCAGTCACATCTAGGTTTCCTTTATGTTGTTAGGTGCATCTTGTTGGAAACACGGTGCGGATTATGGTTGTGTGGGGAATAAGAAGATAACACGTGATTATAGAGAGGTTCTTCATTGGGCAAGTACTGTTGGATGACATGTAAAATTAACAGTTGCGGGACCCACGTCGTTGGCCTCTCACGTGAGGTGGCCCCGTGCTCCTTGGTCGTCCATCTACCGTTTTGTTTTAATTGccgcgattatatatatatatatatatatatatatatatatatatatatatatagagagagagagagagagagagagagagagaggacttcTCCCTTGCTCATGTCGTTGATTCCCGGCATGCGTCGCCTCCTTCTCTGAGTCTCCCAACCTTGCCTTCCCTTCGTTCATTCCCAGCCCTTTTAATTGTTTCAATTACCCTTGCTTAATATCTTGCTTGATTCTTCTTCTGCGCTAGCAAGGTTGCTGTTGTCTACGATCGACGTTGTCGATCCCAGATTCTAGGGTTCGGGTTAGGGATTTGTTTCTTGCCAACTTTGGGAATTGAGAGGGCGAGAATGAGTTTTCCAGGATCTGTAATATTCGGGGCGGCTGCTAATCGGGCGTCGGGATCCAAGGCAGGCCGTGGCGGCCGGGCTGTTCCGGATCAGAACGGCCATCCGCAACTTCGAGCGCCTCGGCGACACGATCAGCACCCCCAGGAATACCCCCGAGCTACCTCGGGAAGGTGTTCCTAATTTGGTTCCTCTTTCATCTCAGGGAATTGCTGTTTGTTTCACTGTGTTGATTGACGGATCTGTTTGGTTCGGTAGGTTTTGTTCTCCGGTCGTATATCTTTGAGATGATTATATACGTTTCCAAAACAGCTTATCAGAACACCCTTTCCATGCATAAGAAATTATTTCAACTTTGCCCCATGCTCCCGTAAGCTGGATCGATCAGGTAATTCCTACCGGCCTGCAAGTCTCTCTTGCCTAAGCTTGCCTGAACTAGGAACATTGTCATTGTCAAAACCTATTAAGTCTTTGTCGAGCCTTCTTAATTTCAGTTTGTTCTCGCCTACCCCTGCTTCAATCGAACAGCTTAGGAAAGAGGATGGCTTTTATACTCGTCAAAGTCGTCGTTCGTGATGTTGGACAATAGAATAGCCTAAAGCAATATTCCCCTTTTTACCTTTTATATTCTCCCCACCAGTGGCATTGGTTTAAGTATTTGCCTGCCAGTCAAAACACATCAAACTAGTAAAACAGATCACCATGTAAAAGTTAAGTGTGTCTGGTTTTTTGCATCTATTTTTTGCGACTGAGTGGATGACCTTATTATTGATCTTATTATTGAATTTGCTGAAGTTAGCGTTGACTGGTTTCTCCTTTGTCATGTGGTATTATTGATCTTATTTCATTTTACAACATCAGGTTGGAGCTAGTGTTTACCTGGAGTTTCAAATTAACCTATATGAATCATATTATGAGAAGTATCATCTGCAATATTAGAAATCATCTTTTTACTAAATACAATCTGGTATGTATCTTTTCTCTCCCCTTGCCATATCAGACATTATGATGATTGAAACTGGAGTTTATATCTTTCAACAATGAACGGATTTCTTGGGTGCAACTTAAATTGTTTAGGAATAATCTTTCTTTTATCACAATGTTTCATACTGTGAGTTCTCTTACCAAAAAAATTTGACCACAGGTGAGTTCTTTTTAATGctcatgttatttctttgtcctaGTCTTCAGATTTTTCCCTCATCTTTTCAAGAACTATTGTTTTTGCATATTCTCTAGGAATAGTTTCATTAGTCCAGTATTTTGTTCTGATatttacaagtttttttttttcgagACATTGATTGCAAAGACAATTGAATTACATATTTAACATAGGTCTACTATATTCCAAACCCTCTTTGTTGCCTAATCATTTAATAAACAAAATCTCTTGAACTAGGTggcatgtattttttttttttattctttctacTTGTTTTTGACTAATCATTGAGTAGGAGCCCTTATTGTGTGCAAACTCTAGACCCTGGGTCCTGTTTATTAGGGAATCTGAGTTTAATTAGGTTGTGAAATATAGTTTGATCAAACTAATAAAGAACTAGCCATTGATTCGTTAGGACTCACTTAGTATTGATAAGGAAAATTCTTCTTGACCAATAATTACTTGACACATGACAATATATGTTGTAGCCTGATTCACAAGAGGGGATAAGATCTATTCGATGGTCGATCTATGTGGACATTAGTCCAAAAGGGTGGCTAGAGATTGTCCCCTTAAAGAGTATTTTATGAAATGTTTTCTCCTTTTTACCTACTATTAAAACCTATCTTTAGCACAATAATCAAGGTAAAGTTactaaaattattaaaatctaTCTTTACTAAAATTACTCCACCCTTGTTGATTACTGAATTAGGTATTAGAGGGATCAAATTGAGAAACTTATCAGACCTCGATATTCGTATAGGCCAATTGCGTACTATGCATGTTAGTCCACCTCAGCTCTTGAGCGAGAGTTCGAGCCACCCATCAACCACATTAGACTTTTGGTGCAGGTGGACCCGAATCGAGTTGGGCTTATTCATGATCTTGTCACAAATCTTACTGATCCATGAAACATGATGACTTGTAATAAGCTATAATTTACATGGACAtcatgtatgtatttatgtaaaTCCTTGTTGTGCGAATTCTGCTTTCTCCTATTCATCTATTGTGATATTATTTTGCGTGATTGTTCATGTTTAGCTTTGTAGCAGAGTCTTTCCGTTCCCTGCACCTGCTGCTTCTAGTGATTCCCAGTCCTCAATTATTTTGGTTTTGAGGTAGTGGTGGTgcattcttttgttttgttttttgtttttttgacgAAGATGGAATTTGAACCTAAAAtcttattatatattattaagGTCTTTACCAGCTAAGTATGGAAGGATTACATTATTCATTAGCCAAAGAGTCAGGGGATTCGAGCTCGGAACCTTGTAGGGTCAGGATCAGTTTCACTCTGTTTACTTTGCTCAACCATATCTTCACGGAAGCAACACAATTAGCCCTTTACTCATCCATATCTTCATTAGTCTCAAAAGGAGACAAATCCTCCATCATTACAGCCTCCTAATTCTCGTTGTTTCCACTCCATGTTTGTCTATTTTGATGGATTGTTCAGTTGTTTCGTCAGATATGTAACACTTTCGTGCCATCATCGATCATAATTTGGCGGATCAATTCTTTAGTAGCAATACTAAAGCTCTCGCGGAAAGTAGGTGGGGGTGCTTCCCATAGATGCACAGATGTAAGTCCTTCATCCATATCTCTGAAACTTTATGATTTATATTGATCTACTTTGCAAGTGGTCCTTCTCCAAGTCAAAAGCATCCTCCCGAGACTCATCAAGCCGATCCATCACTTTTCAAAAAGTTAAATAGGCAGCCATTAAGTGGCTTCTCTCCTACAGCAAATCTGCCCAACCACCAAGATTTTGGTGTCGGCCTCGACTGGCATGTTCAGTGACAATCTTGTCACCACTGTCTCCTATGGTTGCAACCCTCCTCTTATGCTCAAATGTGGGCTCGCCTTTCCCCGCAGGAGCTTTCTCGACCGAGGTTTCCTTGTTGCCGCTCTTGCTCGTCTTTATCTTTGCTTGCAACGAGTCCTGCGTTAAATGAATGGATGGCTGATCCATCCTGGGAGGGAGCATTTGGCTTTCCACATGCGGCGTCTGGCAATATTGCTGCCTGCTTTAAATGAATAGATTCCAGCACGTTGTCCCGAGTGTTGTCTATTGCTGCAGGCGACCCCACAAGATGTCCTGTAGCTATTTAATAGCTTCAGAGAATCTGCTAAAGGCATGGAGCGAAGTCAAATTCCTGCTGGCAGAAACCATCTCTGTCTCTCACCCATGGAATACCCGTACAAACATTTTGAGGTGCCACACCACACATTCCAGACTTTTTATCCTTCCACCTAAACTTCTCGTTtcgttagcttttttttttttttttgaaattgatGTCTCATGCAATAGGAATCACAGATTTAGGAGGCACGTTGGAGCCAACAAGTGTTTTGAGTTCCGATTTGATGTGCAACAAGCAGTTCGGAGCACGTATGTGATTCCAGCAATTTCCACAAATCAAAGTCTAAGAGAGAGCAACCTGACATATATGAGCAAGAGTTCGAGACTTCATGGAAGAACGTATCGTTTCGCATCGCAACTCAAGTCACGGTGCCGGCTGCCAATCGCAGCCGAGTTGAAGCAGCGTGTTTTCGTTGCATGTTAAATCGTGAATTTAAGTCGGGCAACGTAGCATTTTTCTCATTAAAGAATCCGCGCCTCAAGGCTGTCGCGTCCTATGACCTCCACGGGTTTCAATCAGAGTTGATGTGCAACGTGTCACAATCAGCTCTGTCCGTTCTCACCATAAATAGCGCCCGTTGCAGGTCCGCCGTCCGACCCATACTTCGCCTTCTACGCTCATTCCATCATTCCCCCGAGTGAGTCCTCCTCCGGCTCCGGTGAAGGTGGCGACCAGGGTTTTGTTGTCACGGCTGCCTCAGATTCGCTTGGTGCAGGTCGGGAACGCTTTGATCCGGACGCGGACGAGCCAAATCCCGCCTTGCACCAACTGAATCGGAGGCGGACAGCGACCATCTCGACCTCCCTTCCTTCCGCCCGTCCGCCCCATTTCTTGGATCCCATCTATCCATGGTCAGATCGAGCctatctcttcctctttttatgtTTTATTTAGTTGATCGTTCTGGAGCATCGAGACATATTATGGTGGTCCTTTGAATTACCGGTGGATATCTCGGCGCCGAGCTGTGGCTTCCATCTATTTCGGAAAACTCAACCGGTCTTATCTGATTTGATTCAGCTATTAGATTGGTGGTAGGTTTCGGTTGTCTGGCGGCAATTGGTTGTTGAAGATCGCTTCTGATCGAGTGTTTCAAGCTTTTGCAAAACTCAATCTTCTGCAGAAATTTTGGGATCCACTATGGTTTTTCGTAATCCGCATCTAGTATGCGTGGTAGATCTGTCTCTGAGGTTCATCCCGATTCGCCATTCATGCTTGTGAAGCACTTGCAGTACGTGCAATTGGATGTTTTGTCTACTCAGATGTTTTTATTTGTCTCTATAAAATTCATCCTTATTGTCAACCTGATCGTGAGCTTAAGGCTAGTGAAATCCCTGCAACTATTAATTGTTCTGTTGTTCTTCTTCCCTTATCGTTTCTCTCCTAGTTCTAGACCAGTCCATGAAAAGGGGAAAAGAACGCCAGCTTCTTAGCCGACTTACCCATATTCTTCTCAGTCACAAGACTCGATCACGAACTTAATCGTGATTTTGCCTTAGGATTTGGATATATGATCAGAATCGTgcaaatatattctttatcaataCAAATACCTCAAGATTGGGGTGCGTAGCAGATTTCTAAGAGTAATCCTTAGAATATGG comes from Musa acuminata AAA Group cultivar baxijiao chromosome BXJ3-3, Cavendish_Baxijiao_AAA, whole genome shotgun sequence and encodes:
- the LOC135632478 gene encoding uncharacterized protein LOC135632478; the protein is MAKLYAKRPKGTNPLIWIVAIVCAILAIAVIVTGIVVFAIYVIYQPKMPYIKVAYAHLDQLAYDPSGMLEIRMALKVVAENDNKKAVASFSDATFVLRFHGIDVAVLQTDPFDVAKNSSAELDYLFQSSPIPLDKEGMEAMRVALNRGVVPFDFGGHARTRWRVGIFFSVRFWARIACQLNFVYRNGSTVDLDCGSKSR